A stretch of the Flavobacterium sp. 5 genome encodes the following:
- a CDS encoding YicC/YloC family endoribonuclease, protein MIQSMTGFGKATLQLPTKKITVEVKSLNSKGLDLNVRMPSLYREMELGLRNQIALKLERGKVDFSIFIESTAEQTSTKVNVPIVKAYIKQLREVYADADETELMKMAVRMPDTMKIEREEIDENDWAQIQTAIEEALQNILNFRRDEGQSLENEFQLRIGNIRQYMNEALALDPERVQAIKDRLQTAIAELKVNVDENRFEQELIYYLEKLDITEEKVRLTNHLDYFLETIKGTEANGRKLGFITQEMGREINTMGSKSNHAQMQKLVVQMKDELEKIKEQVLNVL, encoded by the coding sequence ATGATACAATCAATGACTGGTTTTGGTAAAGCTACTTTGCAATTACCAACCAAAAAAATTACAGTTGAAGTAAAATCTTTAAACAGTAAAGGTTTAGATTTAAATGTTCGAATGCCTTCTCTGTACCGCGAAATGGAACTGGGTTTACGTAATCAAATTGCTTTAAAACTGGAAAGAGGTAAAGTAGATTTTTCTATTTTTATCGAAAGTACTGCTGAACAAACTTCGACTAAAGTCAATGTTCCTATCGTAAAAGCCTACATTAAACAATTAAGAGAAGTGTATGCTGATGCTGATGAAACTGAATTGATGAAAATGGCTGTTCGTATGCCAGACACTATGAAAATTGAACGTGAAGAAATCGACGAAAATGATTGGGCTCAAATCCAAACTGCAATCGAAGAAGCTTTACAAAATATTTTAAATTTTCGCAGAGACGAAGGACAATCTCTGGAGAATGAATTTCAATTGCGTATTGGTAATATTCGTCAATATATGAATGAAGCTTTGGCACTAGATCCAGAACGTGTTCAAGCTATTAAAGACCGTTTGCAAACAGCGATTGCTGAGCTGAAAGTAAATGTAGATGAAAATCGTTTTGAACAAGAATTAATCTATTACTTAGAGAAACTGGATATTACTGAAGAAAAAGTTCGCTTAACTAACCACTTGGATTATTTCTTAGAAACTATCAAAGGAACAGAAGCTAATGGTAGAAAACTAGGTTTTATTACTCAAGAAATGGGTCGTGAAATCAATACTATGGGTTCTAAATCGAATCATGCTCAAATGCAAAAATTAGTGGTTCAGATGAAAGACGAATTAGAGAAAATAAAAGAACAAGTATTAAACGTACTTTAA
- a CDS encoding arsenate reductase family protein, with protein MNKIYYLASCDTCRKIIKALPNNHNLAFHDIKQNPITIEELEEMHSLSGSYEALFSKKAQLYKSMDLKNKSLTEDDYKKYILEHYTFISRPVFIINDKIYIGNSQQNIHQVHLALSNV; from the coding sequence ATGAACAAAATATATTATCTCGCTTCTTGTGATACTTGTCGAAAAATAATAAAAGCGCTTCCAAATAATCATAATTTGGCTTTTCATGACATCAAACAAAACCCAATTACCATTGAAGAGTTAGAAGAAATGCATAGTCTTTCAGGAAGCTATGAAGCTTTATTTAGTAAAAAAGCGCAATTGTATAAATCGATGGATTTAAAAAATAAATCCCTAACCGAAGATGATTATAAAAAATACATTTTGGAGCATTATACTTTTATAAGTCGTCCAGTTTTTATCATAAACGATAAAATATACATTGGTAATAGCCAGCAAAACATTCATCAGGTTCATTTAGCATTATCTAATGTCTAA
- a CDS encoding DinB family protein, translated as MKDTFEVNSTSRKMLDAYFENYTLEQLNKIPEGFTNNLIWNIAHVIVTQQILVYKLSGLPMMVSDAMVEKYRKGTKPENDVTQAEVEEIKELLFDTLHKTEVDYNNGVFVNYQEYPTSTGFILKSAVGAIEFNNFHEGLHIGIMMSLRKFV; from the coding sequence ATGAAAGATACATTCGAAGTTAACAGCACTAGTAGAAAAATGTTAGATGCTTATTTTGAAAATTATACATTAGAACAATTAAACAAAATTCCAGAAGGATTTACTAATAATTTAATTTGGAATATTGCTCATGTTATAGTGACACAGCAAATATTAGTTTACAAATTATCAGGATTACCGATGATGGTATCGGATGCAATGGTAGAAAAATACCGAAAAGGAACTAAACCAGAGAATGATGTAACGCAAGCAGAAGTAGAGGAGATAAAGGAATTGTTGTTTGATACTTTACATAAAACGGAAGTAGATTATAACAATGGTGTTTTTGTAAATTATCAGGAATATCCAACTTCTACTGGATTTATTTTGAAAAGTGCAGTGGGTGCAATTGAATTCAATAATTTTCACGAAGGCTTGCATATTGGAATTATGATGAGCCTCAGAAAGTTTGTATAG
- a CDS encoding cystathionine gamma-synthase, which yields MKFNTKVIHGGQHHDPSTGAVMPPVYQTSTFVQTSPGKPLNPDYEYSRAANPTRTALENALASIENGTRGLAFSSGLAATDCLLRSFKAGDEIIAMDDLYGGTYRMFTRIYKDSGIKFHFVDMNDLDNFKSLINTNTKLVWVETPTNPLMKLADIQEIAKITKANNILFAVDNTFATAYLQKPLDLGADIVMHSATKYLGGHSDVIAGALIVKDEALGDQLHFQQFATGATLGPMDSFLVLRGIKTLHLRVQRHCENGTKVVEFLNSHPKIKTVYYPGLPTHPYHEIAKKQMSGFGGMVSFTFVSGEKEEAVQFLEKLKVFTLAESLGGVESLANHPALMTHASIPEDKRKEGGITDDLVRLSVGIEDAEDLIADLDQALA from the coding sequence ATGAAATTCAACACTAAAGTAATTCATGGAGGTCAACATCATGATCCAAGTACAGGTGCGGTAATGCCTCCTGTTTATCAAACTTCTACATTTGTACAAACTAGCCCTGGAAAACCTTTGAACCCGGATTATGAGTATAGCAGAGCGGCAAATCCAACACGAACGGCTCTGGAAAATGCATTGGCAAGTATCGAAAATGGAACACGAGGATTGGCTTTCTCATCTGGACTGGCGGCAACAGATTGTCTTTTACGATCTTTTAAAGCGGGTGATGAGATCATTGCTATGGATGATTTATACGGAGGAACGTATCGCATGTTTACCCGTATATATAAAGATTCGGGAATAAAATTTCATTTTGTTGATATGAATGATTTGGATAATTTTAAGTCGTTGATAAATACTAATACAAAATTGGTCTGGGTTGAAACGCCAACCAATCCGTTAATGAAACTAGCCGATATTCAGGAAATAGCAAAAATTACAAAAGCGAATAATATTCTTTTTGCTGTAGATAATACGTTTGCAACAGCTTATTTACAAAAACCATTAGATTTAGGAGCTGATATAGTAATGCACTCGGCAACCAAATATTTGGGAGGACATTCAGATGTAATTGCTGGTGCTTTAATTGTAAAAGATGAAGCATTGGGAGACCAATTACATTTTCAACAATTTGCCACAGGAGCAACACTTGGACCAATGGATAGTTTTTTGGTGCTGAGAGGAATTAAAACATTGCATTTGCGAGTACAAAGGCATTGTGAAAATGGAACTAAAGTGGTAGAATTCTTGAACAGTCATCCGAAGATTAAAACAGTTTATTATCCTGGATTACCAACTCATCCGTATCATGAAATTGCAAAAAAGCAAATGAGCGGATTTGGAGGGATGGTTTCTTTTACCTTTGTATCTGGTGAAAAAGAAGAGGCTGTACAATTTTTAGAAAAACTAAAAGTATTTACGCTTGCAGAATCACTAGGAGGTGTAGAATCTTTAGCCAATCATCCAGCTTTAATGACGCATGCGTCGATTCCAGAAGATAAAAGGAAAGAAGGAGGAATTACCGATGATTTAGTTCGTTTGAGTGTTGGTATTGAAGATGCCGAAGATTTAATTGCCGACTTAGATCAAGCATTAGCATAA
- a CDS encoding glutamate dehydrogenase yields the protein MTKLKIIAFLLLTVLPFSSFSQTGITHEIGVIAGRIEFRSDYGQRNDSKTNLNNMGFGVSFVDYMNFSYTDYVNDYLAEHFKIRNEFSYSKTNLKHYGQWIEKNTIGSKQLKAMRGSTQLINLGFQLEYNFINIHDFENTVGSFEPYISLGPQVSYYTATATSELGELGNITTTPAKYLIPSDGHPHGYSNESKVVFSGALNIGTRYKLNKMSDLVFDIRAQYFSSDWVDGLNPNEDLFKENKNNDWLTFIGLGYIFYFDH from the coding sequence ATGACTAAACTAAAAATAATCGCTTTCTTATTACTAACTGTTCTACCATTTAGTTCCTTTTCTCAAACAGGAATTACTCATGAGATAGGAGTAATAGCTGGGCGAATTGAATTCCGTTCTGATTATGGACAACGTAACGATTCAAAAACCAATTTAAATAATATGGGATTTGGAGTTTCTTTTGTTGACTATATGAACTTTTCCTATACTGACTATGTAAATGACTATCTAGCAGAACATTTCAAAATAAGAAATGAATTTTCGTATAGTAAAACCAATTTGAAGCATTACGGACAATGGATTGAGAAAAATACTATCGGATCTAAACAACTGAAAGCAATGCGAGGTTCAACTCAGTTGATTAATTTAGGTTTCCAACTTGAATATAACTTTATAAATATTCACGATTTTGAGAATACAGTAGGAAGTTTTGAACCCTACATCAGTTTGGGACCACAAGTTAGTTATTATACTGCTACTGCAACTTCTGAATTGGGAGAACTTGGAAATATAACAACTACTCCTGCCAAATATTTAATCCCATCTGACGGACATCCTCATGGCTATTCTAATGAAAGCAAAGTAGTCTTTTCTGGAGCTTTAAATATTGGAACCCGTTACAAACTCAATAAAATGTCTGATCTTGTATTTGACATTAGAGCTCAATACTTCAGTTCGGACTGGGTTGATGGACTAAATCCTAATGAAGATTTATTTAAAGAAAACAAAAACAACGATTGGTTAACTTTTATTGGATTAGGATATATTTTCTATTTTGACCATTAA